CCGGTCCACGCCGCTCTTGCGCCCTCGCGTGGTCAGCAGGTACCCGGTGCTCCCGTTGATCGGGATCCCGCGCGCCAGCAACGCCCGCACGACCACGTTCGCGGCTTTCCGCGCTACCCCGAGCCGGTACTTCCTGGCCATCACGGGTGCATAGCGTAGACCCCGGAGAGGTCGCGGACCCGCGCCCAGACGTTCTCGAAGCGCTCGGTGTCGACCACCGGCTTGCGCAGCGCGGCCAGCGCGATCGCCTGCTGGGCTTCGGTCGAGCTCGCCTTGCCGTTGAGGTCGACCGCGGCGGCGCTGAAGTCCTGCACGAGCACCGCGAAGATCTGGTCGACGACCTGCTCGTCGAGCCCGGTGATCCGCGCCTGCTCCAGGATCAGCTGGCCGTAGACGACGAGCGTGAACAGCTCGGTGAGCGCGAGCCCGAAGTCGAGGTCGGCCTGCTGCGCCTCGTCCGGCGCCGCCTCGGTGAGCAGCTTGACCAGCGAACCGGCCTGCTCGGTGAAGAGCGCGACGTTCGGGATGTGCGCGGCCTCGGCGTAGGCGGTCTTCCAGTCGTGGAACCGGATCTTCGACAGCCCGCGGGCCGGGCCCTGGCGGAAGAGGAACTCGTCGTCCGCGGCGTCGGTGCGCGTCGGGACCGGCGCGTACTCCTGCGGCGCGAAGAGGTAGGCAGGCATGAACTTGGCGATCAGCGCGAGGTTCACGGCCACCGTGCCCTCGAGCTTCGGCAGGCCGTCGATGTCGTTCTTCGACATCGCGAGGTAGGTGTCGGCCTCGAAGCCCTTGGCCGCGACGACGTCGGCGACCAGGCCGATCACCTTCTGCGCCTCGGTCGTCACCTTCATCTTGGTGATCGGGTTGAACAGCAGGTAGCGGCGGTCGTCCGGGTTCGCGCTGCGGAAGTAGTCGACGGCCCGGTCGGAGAACAGCTTCATCGCGGTCAGCCGCGCGTAGGCCTCGACGAACTCGCGGCGCACGTGCGGGAAGTTCGTCACGGGCTTGCCGTACAGGACGCGGTTGTGCGCGTGCGTGATGGCCTCGTACAGCGAGTGCGTCGCCATGCCGATGCCGCCGAAGCAGAGGTTGAACTTGCCGATGTTGACGGTGTTCAGCGCGGCGCTGAAGGCTTCGGCGCCGACGTGCAGGATGTCCTCGGCCTGCACCGGGTAGTCCTCGAGCCGGAACTCGGCGACGTACATCTGCGACGGCACGACGTTCTTCACGACGTGGTAGTTCGGGTGCTCGGAGTCGGCGTAGAAGAAGACGTACTGGTCGGGGCCCTCGACGCCGTCGATGCGGCCGAAGACCGACACCGTGCGCGCGCAGTTGCCGTTGCCGATGTAGTACTTCGAGCCGGTGGCGCGGTAGCCGTCGCCGTCCTTGGTGAGCACCAGGTCGGAGGAGTAGATGTCGGCGCCGTGGTCCTTTTCGGACAGTCCGAAGGCGCCGACGCCACCCGCGTCGAGCGCGTCCGCCGCGCGCTTGCGGGCGACGTCGTTGCCGCTCTGCCACACCGGGCCGAGGCCGAGGATGGTGACCTGCCACGGGTACCAGTAGTTGAGCCCGTAGAAGCCGAGGATTTCCGACAGCGCGGCGACGCGGGCGGTGTCCCAGCGCTTGTCCGGGTTGCCGTCGGCGTTCGCGGCGGGCGTCAGGAAGGTCGAGAACAGGCCTTCCTTGCCGGCGAACTCGAGGAAGTCGGCGTAGAAGGTGCGGGCGTGGTAGTCCTCGGTGAGCTTCGCCTTGCCCCGCTGCTCGAACCAGTCGATGGTGGCCCGGAGCAGCCTGCGCGTTTCCGCGTCGAAGTGGGCCGGGTCGTACTCGTGCGGGTTCAGCAGCATGGGTGAGCCTCCTCGATTACCGACCAGTAACTTAGCAAGCCCCCCAGAGTGCGGGCAATCTCACTGGGGGTACGTCACCCCGGCCAGCTATACTGATCATGCGGGCCGCTCAGTTCTGCCTCGGCCCGCTGCTGTTGTCGACTACCACGCGCCGCGGCCGAAGACAGGTCTGCGCCGGGCAGGACAACCCTTCTCAGGTAATGGAGACCAGGGCGCGAGGCGCCCGCATGCACTTATGACCACCTTCGCTGAACTCGGCCTGCCCGCCACCCTCGTGGACTCGCTGGCCGCCCAGGGCGTCACCGCGCCCTTCCCCATCCAGGTGGCGACCCTGCCGCACACCCTCGCCGGGCGTGACGTGCTCGGCCGCGGCCGGACCGGCTCCGGCAAGACCTACGGTTTCGTGCTGCCCGTGCTGGCGCGCCTCGCCGAGGGCCCGACCCGGCGCAAGCCGGGCCGGCCCCGCGCGCTGATCCTGGCGCCGACGCGTGAGCTCGCGACGCAGATCGAAGCCTCGATCCTGCCGCTGGCCAAGCCGCTGGGCCTGCGCACGACGACCATCTTCGGCGGGGTCAGCGCGAACCCGCAGATCACGAAGCTGCGTGACGGCGTCGACATCGTCGTCGCCTGCCCCGGCCGGCTCGCCGACCACATGCGCTCCGGGCACGTGAAGCTCGACGCCGTCGAGATCACCGTCCTCGACGAGGCCGACCACATGGCCGACCTGGGCTTCCTGCCCGAGGTCCGGCGGATCATGGACCAGACGCCCTCGCGCGGGCAGCGGATGCTGTTCTCCGCGACCCTGGACAACGGCGTCGACGTGCTGGTCAAGCGCTTCATGACCGACCCGATCACGCACAGCGTCGACTCGGCGCAGTCGCCGGTGTCGACGATGGAGCACCACGTCCTGCACCTCGAGGAGACCCACCGGCTGCCGGTGCTGGTCGACCTGACCGCCGCCCCGGGCCGGACCCTGGTGTTCACCCGGACGAAGAGCCGCGCGAAGGCGCTGACGCGCAAGCTCGTGGCCTCCGGCGTCCCGGCGGTGGAGCTGCACGGCAACCTGGGCCAGAACGCCCGCACGCGCAACCTCGAGGCGTTCTCCTCGGGCGCGGCGAAGACGCTGGTCGCGACGGACATCGCGGCCCGCGGCATCCACGTCGACGACGTCCGGCTGGTCATCCACGCCGACCCGCCGGTGGAGCACAAGGCGTACCTGCACCGCTCGGGCCGCACGGCCCGCGCCGGCGCGTCCGGCACGGTGGTCACGCTGATGACCGACGCGCAGGTCCGCGACGTGCGGGACCTGACGCGCAAGGCGGGCATCAAGCCGACGACGACCCAGCTCGGCCCGGGTCACCCCCTGCTGGCGGAGCTGGCCCCGGGCGAGCGTTCGTTCACGGCGTCGCCGAAGCGGCCGCCGGTGGACAACCGGCCCAAGAAGGTGACTGCTTCCGGCGCGGCGCCGGGCAGTGGCCGCGGCCGCCGGGGCACCGGCGCGCCGAAGGAGAACCGGGGCGGGCAGCGGTCTCGCGCCAACGGCCAGGGGTTCCGCGAGGAATCGCGGGCGGCCGGCCCGGAGAAGTCCGGTGGCCGCCGGTCGGGTGCCGCTTCCGGCGGTGCGCGACGCTCCGGCGCTGCCGCGGCCGCCTCGGGCGGGTCCCGGCGGTCCGGTGCGCCGGCCGCTTCGGGTGGCTCGGCCCGCTCGGGAGCTCCGGCCGCGGCCAACCGCCGCTCGGGCTCCGGCGGCGTGGCGGCCTTCTCCTCCGGCACCCGCGCGGGCGGCCGCCGAGGCCGCTGAGCGACTGAACCGAACCGACAGACCCCGGACCGCGCGTCCGGGGTCTGTCGTCTCGGCAGGCAGCGCATCCGCGGATCGCGTGCGATGCTCTCGTGATGGACGACACGGACCTGGTGCAGACCGGCATCGGCCTGCTGGCGTCGGTCTACCGGCTCCGCCTGAACCTGCAGGGCGAAGGCGACGAGTCCGGCTCGAGCGGCTACCCCGAATTGCTCGAAGGGGCCCTCGACTTCACCATGACCGCGGACTCCACGGTGCCGCCGGAGTACGCCGCCGAGGTCCAGGACGTCGTCAAGCAGGCGATCGACGAGCTGGCCCGGCGTCAGGAGGCGATCCTGCGCGGTCTGCTGCTGGGGTTCGTCAAGATCGTCGAAGCCTACGAAACGGACCAGCCCGGACCGGACGTCCTGCAGCTCCTGCAGCAGCTCTCCCTCGAAGTCGCGGTGGAGTGAGCTTCACGCACGGCCGGCCGGGACCGGGTGCGCCAGGATCCGGCCGGTCCTTTCCGCCGCCGTCCCCACCCCGTCGAGGCCTCGCCACTCTTGCGTGACCAGGTACAACGTGTCCTCGCTGAGCGCGCACGCGAAGCAGCCCCGGCCGAGCGACAGGGTCTCCAGCACCTCTCCCCCGCGGCGCACCCGGCTGCACGAGCGGCCCGGCACATCCGACACCCACACCGCGCCCGCGGCGTCGAGAGCGATGCCGTCCGGAACGCCGGTGCCCAGGTCGGCCCACACCGTCCGGTCGGCCAGGCCGCCGCCCGGGAGCACGGAGAACACCGTCAGCCGGTTCGCGTACGACTCCGCCACGATCAGCGTCGAGCCGTCCGGGGTCAGCGCCATGCCGTTGCCGAACGCGATGTCGTCGGCGACCTGGCGGACCTCGCCGTCGCGGGACACGTGGAGGATCGCCCCCGGGCGGAACTCCTCGCCCGCCATCAGGTCGAACCCGCCGCCGTTGACGTAGCAGCCTCCGTCCCGGGCCACGACGATCTCGTTGAAACCCACCCCGCCCAGGTCGGCGTGGGTGACCAGCCCGGAAGGCGTGAGCCGCAGCAGCAAGCCGTCCGACGAAGAGACGATCAGGGGCTGCCCGTCCAGGAAGTCGAAGCACATCGGCATCGTCGGGAAGTCCGCGCGGAACACGACCTCGCGCTGTCCCGCCGGGGTGACCGCGCCGATCTCGTGCGCCAGCCAGTCGGCGAACCACAGCCGTCCGTCGTGCCAGCGCGGTGACTCACCGAACGCGATTCCCTCCAGCACCACCGCAACCACCGGAAACTCCTTCGCTCGGGAACGCTTGCGAAGGGTACGTCGAGGCCGGGAACCCGGCTTCGACATCGGCGACCGGCTAAAGCGAGGAAGTCAGCCCGCGGGCCCGCAGCACCGCGCGTTCCAGCGGCCGGAACACCACCAGCTCGATCCCGACGCCGACCAGCAGGATCAGGAAGATCGCCGCGATCACCGTCTCGATGCTGTTCAGCGACGACCCCTGGTTGAGGTACGCGCCGAGCCCGACGCCCAGCTGCGGCGACAACGCGATCAGCTCCGCGGCCATCAGCGAGCGCCACGAGAACGCCCAGCCCTGCTTCAGCCCGGCCAGGAACCCGGGCAGCGCGGCCGGCAGCAGGATGTGCCGGGCCGACGAGAGCCGGTTCGCGCCCATCACCTGGCCGACGCGCGGCAGGATCGGCGGGATCTGGTCGATGCCGGACACCAGGCCGTTGGCGATCGACGGCACCGAGCCCAGCAGGACGACGAAGTAGATCGCGCCGTCGTTGATGCCGAACCACAGGATCGCGGCCGGCACCCACGCCACCGACGGCAGGCTCTGCAGCCCGGTCAGCAGCGGCCCGATCGCCGCCCGCACCACGCGGACCTTGGCCACGACCAGGCCCAGCGGCGTGCCGATGAGCACGCCGGCGACGAAGCCGAGCGCGGCGCGGTGGACCGACGTCCAGACGAAGCCGAACACCTCGCCGCTGACGACGCGGCTCCAGAACTCGTCCCACACCGCGAGGGGCGCGGGCAGCTGGGCCTCCGACCAGAACGCCGCCGCCCAGAGGATCTGCCAGACGACGATCAGGAGGACGAGCGCGAGCACCGGCGGCAGGAAGCCCCAGGCGAACCGCTTCCAGAAGCTCGGGCGGCGGTCGCCGACCGGGGCGTCGAGCGAGTCCAGTCCGGCGCCGACCGCGTCGAGGTCGGCCTCCGCGGGCCGGTCAAGCTGCGGCATGGGTGCTGATCACCTCGCGCAGGTGCCTGGTGATTTCCTCGGTCAGCTCCTCGGCGTCGGCCAGCGGCACGTCCGTCCACTCGCGCACGACCCGCCCGGGCCGCGACGACAGGAGCACCACGCGCTGCCCGAGCCGGACCGCCTCGCGCACGTCGTGGGTCACGAACAGCACCGACGTGCCGGTGCTGCGGTAGACGCGCAGCAGTTCGCCCTGCAGGACGTCGCGGGTGATGGCGTCGAGCGCGGCGAACGGCTCGTCCATCAGCAGCAGCGCCTGCTCGGGGTCACCGCCGACGCGCAGGGTCGCGGCCAGCGCGCGGGCCAGCGCGACCCGCTGCCGCATCCCGCCGGACAGCTCGTGCGGCCGCTTGGTGCCCGCGCCGTTCAGCCGGACGAGCTCCAGCAGCTCGGCGGCCTTTTCGCGACGCTCGGCCCGCCCGAAGCCGGCCAGCCGCAGCGGCAGCTCGACGTTGCGGGCCGCGGTCAGCCACGGCATCAGCGCGGCCTCCTGGAACATGACCGCGGGCCGCGACGTGTTCAGCGTGATCTCCCCCGCCGACGGCGCGTCCAGCCCCGCGACCAGGTTCAGCAGCGTGCTCTTGCCGCAGCCGGACGCGCCGAGCAGGCAGACGAACTCGCCGGGCGCGACCGTGAGGTCGACGCCGTCGAGCGCGACGACCGCGCGGCCGGCCGGACCGAACGCCTTGCGGACGCCGTCGAGCCGGACCGCGGTCGCGCCGGTGAAGCTGCTCCGGCCGGTCGGGAGGGTCGTGGTCATCGCTGGCTGCCTCTCGAGATCACTTGGCGATTTCGGGCGCGTTCACGGCGGGCTGGTTCTTCTCCTTGAGGACCTCGTTCAGCGGTCCGAAGTCGGCGAAGCCCTTCAACGCTACCGCCGACTTGACCACACCTGCCGTGACCGAGTCCTGCGCGAGCTGCGGGAACTCGGCCGGGATCGGGTCGGTGGTCAGCTCGATGTTCGAGAACGCGCGGTCGATGACGGCCTGGCTCAGGCTGCTGCCGGCCAGCTCCTTGAGGGCGCCGTTGACCACGGTCTTCGCGTCCGCCGGGTTGGCCTTCGCCCAGTCGATCGCGGCCAGCTGGCCCTTGAGGACGGCCTTGACGGTGTCCGGGTGCTGCTGCAGGAACTCGCTGCGCACGATGACGACGGTCGTCGGGAAGCGGCCGTCCGGCCACAGGCTCTTCTCGTCGACCAGGACCTTCGCGCCGGCGTCGAGCACCAGCCGCGAGGACCACGGCTCGGGCAGCCAGCCGCCGTCGAGCTCGCCCTTCTTGAAGGCGTCGAGCGTCTTGGAGTTGTCCAGGTTGGTGATCTTGACCTGGTCGGTCAGCTGCTTGCCGGCCAGGAACTTCTTGAGCGCGACGTCCTGGGTGTTGGCCAGCTGCGGCGTGGCGATCGTCTTGCCCTTGAGCTGGTCGACGCCGGTGATGTCCGGCTTGACGACCAGCTGCGCGCCACCCGAGACGGCGCCCGAGACCAGCTGGATCGTGCCCTTGGACTTGGTGAAGGCGTTGATCGCCGGGCCGGAGCCGATGAAGGCGATGTCGAGCGAGTTGCCCAGCAGCGCGTTGACCTCTTCGGGGCCGGCGTTGAAGGTCTGGGTGGTGAGCTTGGTCGAGCCCAGCTCTTGCTTGAAGAAGTCCTTCTTGACGCCGATCAGCGCGGGCGCGTGGGTGACGTTCGGGAAGAAGCCGAGCCGCACCTCGCCGGCGGTCCCCTGGTTCGCGGCCGGCGCGGCGGTGCTGTCGGCACGGGAACAGCCCGCGAGCACGCCCACGACGGTCAGGGCGGCCAGCGCCGAGGCCAGGAAGCGGGTTCTGTGGTGGGTGCGCACGTCGGCGTCGCCTTTCGGGGTCGGTGTCGGGGCGAGGTTCGCACGGTCACCCACCCAGGCGCATAGCCATCCGCATCTCGGGAAATCCGGTGAGATTCCTTGACATCGGTGACCGGGTGCGCCTACGGGCTGCTGGTCCTCGCGCTCGGTGCCGGAAGAGCATGCGGGCTTCGCGCGGTGGACGCGAGATGTTCCCGGCATCTGAAACGGCCTGCGCGGTGCGGGCAACCGGCCGCGTCACCCGAACGTGGTACAGGTGACGACGGATTCGGGAGGGAACATGACGAGCCGACGGGGCCAGGGAGCCACCGGCGTCCGCGTGGCGCTGGTCGTGCTGTTCATCGGAATGGGCCAGGCGACGTTCGAGTGGTTCAGGTCGCTCGGGATGGACGCGGTGACGAGCCTGGTGGTCTGGGCGATCCCGGTCTTCACCGCGGCGGCGGTGACCGGGGTGTTGTGGCTGGCGTCGGACCGCGCGTTCGCGCTGCGGAACTGGCTGCCGGTGGCGGTGAGCATCCCGGTGTACCTGGGCGGGGCGTTCGGCCTCGCCACGGCGACGGCGAGCCTGGTGGCCTCGGTCTTGACGGGGATCGGGTTCGGGATCGCGGTGGTGGCGCTGGCCGGCATGGCCCGCTCCCGGCGACGCGACGACGCCCGCCAGCCCGCCCGCCACTAGCGCCCCAATGCGGCGTTGGGTGCGTCCCACGCACCCAATGTGGCGTTCGGTGCGCCTGACGCACCCAATGCGGCGCTCGCTGCGCCCCACGCACCCAATGTGGCGTTCGGTGCGTCCCACGCACCGAACGCCACATTGGGACAGCCGGTCAGCGGCGGAGCAACAGGGACACGTCGCCGAACTCGTGCCACAGGTACCGGCGCTCCACCGCCGCGTCGTACGCGCGCTGGACCAGGTCGTGGCCCGCCACCGCCGCGAGCAGCAGCAGGTGGGACGCCTCCGGTGCGTGCAGGCCCGTGATGATGCCGTCGACCACCCGGGCCGGGCGGTCCGGGCCCAGCACCAGATCCGTCCACCCCTCGGCCGCGCCGTCGGCCGCCGACTCCAGCGCCCGGGCCGCCGTCGTGCCCACCGCGATCACGCGGCCCCCGCGCGAGCGGACCCACGACACCAGCGCCGCCGTCGTCGCCGGCACCCGGAAGCGCTCCGCCTGAGGCGGCTCGCCCGCCTCCGGCGACGACACTCCGGTGTGCAGCACCAGCGGCGCGAACAGCACACCGTCGGTGACCAGGCGCGTGACCAAAGACGCCGAGAACGGCCGCGCCGCCGAGGGCATCTCCGCGCTGCCCGGCTCGCGGGCGAACACCGTCTGGTAGTCCGAAAGCGGCCACGCGCGCGGCACGTACCCGTACCGGATCGGGCGGCCCACCGCCGCGAGGAACCCCGGAACCGGCCCCTCGGCCGACACCGCCGCACGCCAAAGCCGTGAGCTGCCCGGTGCGGCCGGGCCCAGCAGGGTCAGCGACGCGCCCCCCGGCAGCTCCAGGTGCTCCCCCTCCCGGCCGTCGAGCAACGGGCCCCCGGGCGCGCGCAGCTCGACGACCCAGGAACCGTCGTCGAGCGACGTCGAAAAGTGGACGACGACCGGACGGCCCCCTCGCCCAGCGTCGACCGCCGCCGGCAGCGTCCCGGACGTGTTCACCACCAGCAGGTCCCCGGGGAGGAGGTGCGACCCCAGGGAGGAGAACACCGTGTGGTGGACGCCCGAAGGCGAAGCGACCAGCAGGCGGACCTCGTCGCGTGCCACGCCGCGGGCCTCCGGTGGGGCCGACGCCGACAGCTCGTCCGGCAGGTCGAAACGGATGTTCATGCGCTCACCAGGAGGTCCGCGGCGCGGTAGCGGCCGCTGGGCGGGCGTTCGTCGAGCAGCCGCAGGAACGCCGGCACGGCCGACTCCGGCAGCGGCCGGTCCGAGATGTCCTCGCCCGGGAACGCGCGCTGGTGCATCGCCGTGCGCAGGTCGCCCGGGTCGACCGCGTACACCGCCAGGTCCGGGTGTTCCGCGCCGAGCACGGCGGTGACCTGGTCGAGCGCGGCCTTCGCCGAGCCGTAGCCGCCCCAGCCTTCGTACGCTTCGACGGCGGCGTCCGAGCTGACGTCGATGATCGTGCCCCGCGCCGCTCTCAACGCGGGCAGCAGCAGCTGCGTCAACGCGAGCGGCGCGAAGACGTTCACGCGGTAGACGTTTTCCAGCTCTGCCAAGGGATAGCGACCCAGCGGCGGCAGCGGGCTGGCGCCGAGCGAGCTGGCGTTGTTGACGAGCAGATCAAGGGCAGGACTGGCGTCGGCCAGAGCTGCGCGGTGGGCCGGGTCGGTGACGTCGCCGGGGACGGCCGTGAAGCCGGTTTCCCGGGCAGCGGCCGCGAGCGCGGCCGGGTCCCGGCCGTCGCCGACGACTGTCCACTTGCGACTCACCAGTGCGGCGGCCAGTGCTCGGCCCAGGCCCGCGGACGCACCGGTGACGAGTGCGGTTGGCATGGTTCCTCCTTCGAGGGGTACCACACCATCGTCAAACCTCTACATTACTTGAGGTCAACCCGGCGCCGGAGCAGGAAGTACGCTGCCAGCGAAACGACGAGCCCGACGTAGTACGCGAGATCCGCGCCGTGCAGCGCCGACGCGACCGGTCCGGTGTAGAGGGACGTGTTCATGAACGGCACCGCCGCCCCGAACCCGGCCACGAACGCCACGAGCGCCGCCCACGGCCGCGGGGTCGTCGAAGCCAGGACGTCCACGTGCCGCCCGCCGCGGGTCCGCGCGAGCCAGTCCGGGACGACGACGCCGAGGAACGGCGGGATCCAGTAGCTGACGAACAGCAGCACGTTTTCGAACTTCGCCGACAGGTCACCGCTGTGCATCCAAAGGATCAGCGCGAACGCGAGCACCGTGACGACCACCGCCGACACCGGGCGCCGCAACCGGACGCCGACGGTCTGCAGGGCCAGCGAGCCGCTGTAGTCGTTCATCGCGTTCGAAGACACCGCCGCGAGCGCGATCACCGCCAGCGCGAGGGCGCCCAGGAACCCGCCGCCGAGCAGGTTCGCGACACCGGCCGCCGTCTGGTCGCCCAGCGACGCCCCCAGGGCGAGCCCGAGGCCTTCGCCGATCGCGTAGGACGCCGTCAGGCCGAGCAGCGTCGCCAGGAAAACCGACCGCGACGACGTCCCGGCCGGCAGGTAGCGGCTGAAGTCCGACGCGTAGGGCGCCCAGGAGATCGCCAGCGACAACGCGATCGTCGTGAACAGCACGACACCGCCCGCCAGGTCGGCGCCCGAAGCGGTGTCGGCGGTGGCGATCGGGTGTCCGGAAAGGACCTTCACGGCGAGTGCGGCGAACGCGAGCACCAGCAGCACGCTCATCACCGCCTGCACGCGGTGGATCAGGGCGTACCCGAACACGCCGAGCGCGCACTGCAGCACCAGCACGATCAGCACCGCGGCCCAGAACGGCAGCCCGGTCAGCTCGGCGAGGGCCTCGCCGCCGAACAACCCGACCAGCGCGTCCCAGGCGATCGAGCCGAGCCACTGGACGAGCCCCGGCAGCACGACGCCGCCGCCGAAGGCCAGCCGGGCCAGCGGCAGCTGGCCGGTGCCGGTGCGGGGTCCCCAGGTGGACAGGTACGCCACCGGCAGCGACCCGAGCACGGTGCCGGCGAGCATCGCGGCCAGGCCCGTCCAGAACCCGAGGCCGAGCGACGCGGCGAGCGTGCCGGTGAACACCGCCGTCATCGTCAGGTTCGGCGCGAACCACACGCTGAACAGGCGCCACGGCCGCCCGAACCGGTTGCCTTCCGGCACCGGCGCGATGCCGTGGGTCTCGATCGCCAGGTCACGGCCGCCGGTGGGCATGCGCCCGCCGAAGACCTCCGCACCCAGGCTTCGTCCGCTCATGTCGTGCCTCCTGTCGCGATCACCCTAAAGCGCGGCCGCGTGGTGTAACGCGACGGCCCGAACGGGCGAATCACGGGGTGCCGTTGCCGGTCGCACACACCCGCCAGGATCGCCCGGCGCGGCTCACCGGGAGGGCTGCGTGGTCCAGCATCCGCGGACGCTCGCGATGACCGGCCTGCTGGCCGCCGGTTTCGCGCTCGGCGTCACCGCGTCGGCCCTGAAGGCGGCCGAGGGCAGCCACTCCGCGCTCGACACGGCGCTGAGCACCGCCACGGGGTTCCTGTTCCTGCTCGCCGGCGCGGTCGCGCACGTGCGGCGCCCGGCGAACCCGATCGGCGTGCTCATCGCGCTGGCCGGCGTCGCGCTGTTCCTCGAGGACCTGCAGTTCACCCCGGACCCGGTGCTCTACACGATCGCCGTGCCGCTGCGCGCCGCGTCCAGCCCGGTGATCGCGCACCTCGTGCTCGCCTTTCCCCACGGGAGGCTCCGGTCGCGCTGGGAACGGCTGCTCGTCTTCGCGGCCTACCTGGTGGTCCTCGGCACGGGCGTGGTCGGGCTGCTGGTCAACGACGACCCGCGCGACCTGCTGGCGATCTCGGCCGACTCGGCCGGGGGCGCGTTCGCCGACCGCGTGCTGGAGCTCGCCGCCACGGCGATCAGC
This genomic window from Amycolatopsis mongoliensis contains:
- a CDS encoding purine-cytosine permease family protein translates to MSGRSLGAEVFGGRMPTGGRDLAIETHGIAPVPEGNRFGRPWRLFSVWFAPNLTMTAVFTGTLAASLGLGFWTGLAAMLAGTVLGSLPVAYLSTWGPRTGTGQLPLARLAFGGGVVLPGLVQWLGSIAWDALVGLFGGEALAELTGLPFWAAVLIVLVLQCALGVFGYALIHRVQAVMSVLLVLAFAALAVKVLSGHPIATADTASGADLAGGVVLFTTIALSLAISWAPYASDFSRYLPAGTSSRSVFLATLLGLTASYAIGEGLGLALGASLGDQTAAGVANLLGGGFLGALALAVIALAAVSSNAMNDYSGSLALQTVGVRLRRPVSAVVVTVLAFALILWMHSGDLSAKFENVLLFVSYWIPPFLGVVVPDWLARTRGGRHVDVLASTTPRPWAALVAFVAGFGAAVPFMNTSLYTGPVASALHGADLAYYVGLVVSLAAYFLLRRRVDLK